The DNA segment CGGCGTTTCCCGGCGCCGTCGCCCTCGCCGTCACCGACGGTGACCTCGGCATTGCACCGCTTCAGGGTCGGCATTACCACCCTCTGGCTCCTCTTTATGATCATCCCGTCGCCGCGCCGGGAAACCCTAATCCCACCGAAGCCAGAATTCCGCGCCACCGATCCAAGAACCCACCAAATCGCCCTCCGATCCCTAAATTCCCCACGAGATCCGCGGTAATTGCGGCCAGGGTTCGAAGGAACGCGTCGGGGGCGACCACGAGAGATCACGAGGGCGGACACGAACGCCACCCTTCGTTACTTGGAGTAGACTCCAAACTCTACGGAACGGATCGACAGATCTCAAACATATCACCCATTTTTTACCCTATTACTTTCAATTTTATTCGTTTTTAATTTCCCCTCTTCTTGGTGTTAATTTTACGATTTTGGTATGGTTGGTGCAAAGCGAGATGGAATTCGTGGGTTGATGGCTTCAATTCGTGCACGGTCCAATTTCGATGTTGTTTGTGATGGTGACGATGAAGATGGAGAAGAGGGATTTGTGTCGATGTGTGGTCATGGTGGATCGAGGAAGAGAGTATGAAAAGATCTCGGTCATGATCATGGAAAAttacaatttttcttctttttcctttctcttctcttgAAGTTTATCTTCAGGTATATTTGGGAAGAGATGGCTTCAATCCTCCTTGTAGTCGTCTTCCTGTTGCTTTGAAACAGGCAAGAGAGGCAGTAGCAGATTTTTATGCCGTCTTTTCTTGTGTTCTATGTGCTTCATCTTTCCCATTGCAGCTATTACGATCTCTTGTTTGGGTGCAGGGACACTGTAATAGATGATgatggaggatgaggaggaggaggaggaggaggaagtaaTCATGGTGAATAGATTCTCTCGATGAGTCCAACCCAACAGTTGGTTACGAGACTTCGCCATGAACCGGACTGTGTGAGCTTGGGTGCATCCACCGGCCACCGCCCGAAGGTGAAGTCCGGTGATGATCGAGGAGAACACCAGGTGTTTGTTGAATTAACCTAGCCTTCTCGATCCCGAACAGCGAAGCCTCGTTCCGGAACAGCCTCCTCCTCGATGGAGATCATGCGTGGAGAATTACCAGGTTGCTTACTTGGGAGATTGAGCTGTTCAAGGTCATGAGCTCCATGATTGTAGCTTGTGGAGACTCGACTCTCATTCTTTTCTGCGAGCTTTTTGGCTCCGAGCAAAATggcttttgctgctgctgctagaGTTTGGTCATGAACTGGAGTAGGATGAGCAATAGCAGGAAGACTAGGAGGAGGCGGCAAGTGGAGCTTGGCAACAGACTGGTCTTCCAGTGATGTAGGATGTCATCTCAGAACAGCAATACAAAGCTAATGATAATGGATCTGATTCACTGCAAGAAACTGTTATTCTCATGGGTTAAACTTGTTGCAGAATCTGCAGCCCACTAATGGCGATCGTGTGCAAAAGAACTTGAACCCATTATTCACTATCGAAAAGGAACCACACCATCTCCATGACAggtaggaggagaagaagaggagaagaacatgTCATAAACAGCGAAGTACTTGTAGGTGTGTTTGTTCGTGAGCTGCGTGGCTACCCTGCAAGTCACCATGAATAAGGACTGTGGCAGTAGAAGGGTaaggaggaggatgatgatgatgaagggaAAGTGATGAGGTCGGCAACTCGTTTTCTCATCCACGACCGTGTGGCAAGTATATTCTTCGTCTTGTGTATGGTTTGGAGTTCATCCGACGACCAAGAAGATGACCATGCATCGTGCATGCATGCAGCGAAGAGCAGGAAGAGAGCGTGATATATCAGAGCGAGATCAGTTGGGTATCCGCCTTAAGAGAAGCCAACGGACACGGTGGAGAATGGGGTGTGAGTGGCTGCTGCCGGGAAGAACACCTGAGCCTTCGCAGCGGTCGTCGGTCGACTCCCGGCGGTTCCGGCGGAGCTGACATTTCCCCGTAACATCCAAGCCAGGGAACACCACTATCCTGCTCCCGCGAGGCTGGCGGGTCCCGCGCGCGATCGCTGTGCCGTGTGTCGACCGGGCGGACGCGGACGAGCTGGATTTCTCCGAACCCAAGATTGTAGCCTCAAATATCTACCCTGCTTTGAGCGACGCGACATGGTGGCTCCCGCAAGACCTCTCCAATCAAATCAAGAGTGGCCCCCGCAAAACCTCTCGAATTAAATCAACAATTTTTTTTTCCGTCAATTTCGTAGTCTCATCTACATCTAATTTCCACCGTTAGGTGTTAGGTGATAGGAAACATGGTAACGGCCAATCACCATTTGACATCTATCATCACATAAAAATAAGGAAAGAGCTCTTATTACCTTTCATCTATATATCCCTATGGAACATAAAAATCAACTCTTTGAGCAATGTGGAAGGTTTTCTTTTTCGAAAAAAAATAGATACCCCAAAAGATACCACAAAAATCTCCCTACATTAATTTTAGTGTAAGCGATACTTTATAAATTCGACCCCAACCTCAAAGTTACTCAATAATCATCCTATAATCACATCGAATATTTTTTGTGGGCTCCAATAATGCTTGATTGACTAGGATATCGATGGCCATAAATGCTACTGCTTACGATGATGTGATAAGATTAATGCACATGACTTATTTAAATATCAGcaaatttaatcaaaatattatgcATAAACGTAATCATGAAAGAATTAATGTCATACATAAACATAATAATCAATAGCTTTGTTAATACCGAGATGGATTTATCGAGTCACGAAAACACCTGTGTTTTTAACGGTGACATCTTACGAGCCTCGGTGGAAAAACGTTAAGCTTGTGAGGCTATGCCATCAACTATGGACGGATTAAAATAATTGGAACAAATAAGCTTAGCTTGGATAGCTTTGATTAGTGTATCTCACCTGAGAAGATAAGCTAAATTAATCCTTCACTCCGTCACTTGCAATTTGATCTACTAgattaacaacaaaagagagaaatcAAAATGAAATAGTAGTATTAATATTACCGTCGTCAACCAACGGCAATCAATCATGTGAGCAACATAATCTTCTTTTTGTTTATGTCCATGTTCACCTAATCCATGTAAGACGATCTGCTTGTGCGGCTACCAAAATGGTATCAAATGAAAACCTGATTATGATTCGAATAATGAAtacatcaagtttttttttttctttatgctgAGTTTGATAAATATCTTTGGATAATTCATACtactttgaatttatttttataagtacATCATGTATCTCATGATTTTtgtgagagaaaaaaatattgataaaGATTATGATATTTTCTATTGCATCTATAGAGAATTAAATTAGgattaacttaaaaatatttataattaatttcacatgatgaagaattttatttttctttatagatTCGAGTATACGAACAATGTTAATTTTGCATCGACTTTCTGTTATATCGTAATATTCGAATATCGTacgtaatattttatattttattaaaaaattaatgaattatAATTTGATATTATTTGATTCTATGACGACCATGCTATGAACCACTACGGTGGGTACTCAATTCAGCAACACTGCAATTGTAATGTGCACTCCCTCCAAGTCTAATTTCTTATTcaaatacagagagagagagaggagagagaggggacCGAATCGACTCGATCCCAactctcctctcttctctctaTTCTTCTCCGCCTCCGTCGCCATCCATCCGTTGCTTTCCCCCTTCCGCCCTCTCGGCTCCGTCGCTTTCTCCGCTGACTCCCTCCATTACTAACCCGGTAAGTTTACATCCCCTCTCTCTCCCCCCTCCCACTCTCCTTTACGCTGTTCGCTCTATTTCTCTGGAGCCATTCTTTCTTCTATCCTCTTGTTTGACGATGGGGATTAGGGCTAGGGTTTTGGTCCTCGGCAACGATGGCGGAATCCGGGGTCCCCGGCTCGCCGGAGAGCGGTCACTCCGGCGACcacggcggcggtggcggaggagggGCGAGCGCCAGGGAGCAGGATCGGTTCCTACCCATCGCCAACATCGGGCGGATCATGCGCAAGGCCATCCCGGAAAACGGCAAGATCGCTAAGGACGCCAAGGAGTCCGTGCAGGAGTGTGTCTCTGAGTTCATCAGCTTCATCACCAGCGAGTTAGCCCTGCCGAAACCTCCCTTCTCGCTTCCTTTCTTTCTCCCTTTCGCTTATTCGTGGGGGGTTTCGGTGCAGGGCGAGCGACAAGTGCCAGCGGGAGAAGAGGAAGACCATCAACGGCGACGATCTGCTGTGGGCGATGGGGACGCTCGGCTTCGAAGAGTACGTCGAGCCCCTTAAGCTCTACTTGCAGCTCTACAGGGAGGTGAGCCTCCTACCTTCTATTCCGTACTTTAACACAGGAACCCCTTTTTGTCGTGCTGTATTAATTGGAGGAATTGCTTCTTTGTTTCTGCGACTATTGCTGCGAAATCGAACGTGATGGTGCCCTAGGTCGAGGTATTTTtcttgtgtttcttttttttatgttttcagcGAATTATCTTTTTTTccgaaattttgattcatatggATACCGCACTAAATTTTCCTTTCCCGTCTGGTGAAATCTTGAAGGGCAACGGCAAGGGTTCACGTCCCGCAGAGCAATCAGGAAAGATAGACGGGGCAATTAATGGGGACCCAGGTGCTTCGGTACGTCATTGATTGCCTTCCTTGACCACTTTAGATGCTTTTCTTAATCAGGATATCTTATTCGTTTATGAGTTTATTTACAGCATCTTTTGTACCTCTCGACTTAATTATACCCTGCAAAGAGGAGTGCAAAGGTACAAGTTGCCTACTGTTACCCTTAATCCATATCATCAAGCTAATTATGTCTTCTTGAAGCGTCAAAGATATATTTTAGAAGACATTTATTCGTAAGTTGAATAACAAAAAtgtgaagaaacaagaaaagatctACACGTTTTGTTATGACTCGATGATTTGATACTAGAAACAGAAAGTTTATTTTGTTGACATTGATATGATCAACATTAAAGTGATCAAAGATATGTTTGATGGAATGGTGGGTGACACCATAAGTATGCTAGAATGTGAGATGAAGTTTCTGTCATTGTAAATTGCACCAAGAGTTTGATTATTTATTTAGATGTGGTGGATTGACTTGCTAGACATTTCTAGATGAAATCTTTATGTTTGCTGTTGTAGACTCTAAAATATAGTTCTTGACAAAAAATCTTCAGAAGGTACCACTTAGTATCTGTTCTAGATCAAAGAAAAGGTCTCTAGCATAAAATGGAAAAACAAGTGAAAGTATAGCTGAAATAGGTCATCAAAAAATTTTAAGTGTAACATTCTTTGGTATTATTCGATTCTTTCATTCGATAGAGAAGTGGAAACTCCAAAAAGTGATTGTTAAAAAATGGGTTGCCTCGTGCATAGACTCTTGCTACTGCATGGTAAGGAGAGGGTTAAAATACTTATATGGTTAAAGTGGGTTTTCAAATAGTATATGCTTATGAAAAGTTGTCTGAGATGTTACAAGAGGATAGCACTATGAGGAAGTTATATGATTGTTTGttctttatgattcataatgttcGGCGAAAATATGTGATAACATACACAAGTAGTAGagatgaggatgttgagatggCTGTTTattgaaagagatatttttgtgaAGGTGCTTGCTAGGTCAACCATGCTTTATGGATCTGAATCATGGATGCAGTGTTGTTGAAATAGTGACTTGCACCCCAAGATCGCATGATAACTGAGATCAATTGCAGCGAGTAGGCCTAGTTAGTGCACCAGATTTACAGATTAAGCACAACCAAGATCAAATCCAGCAAGTCGGCCTGATTATTGAACCAAATTGCAGATTAGGTCAACTTGCAAGTCAACTTGATAAACTCAATCGATTCACCTAGCTGCTGTGAAGCTTCCTGTTTCCACTTCTGTTGTTGCCAGCCATATCTTTCAAGCGGGTTGTCCCTGTCCAGAATGCACCTTTCCAAAACACATGATGTCTTTGTTTTCCAAACCCTAGACCTAAAGCTTCACGCTGCTGTTTTGTTTTGCTATCATGTGTGATATCTCTAAATCAGTTGTCCTCATCTCATGGGTGCTTCTCTCCTCTCCTTGCTCTTTGATTACCACTCTCCCGTCTCTTCTCTTcgctcttcttctccttcatctCCTGCTTTTGCTCCTCTATGTCCTTCTTTAGCTTTCATCTCCTcctgcttctctttcttcttgcTGCAAAATCTACCTTGTAAAATTCCAGATATTTGTATATGATTCTTGTCATTCGGAAGACAATAACCTTTCAGCTAGTtgcatttttatttaaatttcggAATAGTTTTTGTTATAATTCTGTTGCTTTGTCCCAGGATAACTAAATCCATAAATCCTGTAGATCGTCAACAAGCTGCAATGTACACGTCGTTTTCAGACTATTACATAAATGGACAAAGATCAAAGTTAGATGAATTAAATATCACAAACATGGGAGTGTTTTACAGAAATTGAACCCAAACCACTTTTTCCAATTGTGGCAACTGTTACTTTCCATTAGTTCTTTAGATTTCCTCGAGTGATGTTTATCATACAACATTCAATTGATTGTCAACCTTATATAAGTAGTTGCTATTTGGGGAGATTGTTTTTGATGAACTTTCTGTGGGAAGATGCTTATTGACAAATAAGGATTGACTTGATGTtcttgatgttgaaccaacttatGAAGACAACGAAATAAAAAAGATATAGATCAAGAAGCAATTGACAGTGGACAAGATCTCGAGGTAGTAGACGATGTGGAAGTAATTGAGCCATCAGAGATTTCAAAAGATTTAAGTTAAACAATGATATACTAGAGGATGACGTCCAAGAGGACAGTGAGGATGGGGATGTGAAGTTCAAAATTTAGAAAATTTGTTTTGAGCTTATTTGTTTTTCATTTGAACTTAATATTGAATGAGGAGATTCATGTAACCTCTATTTGATAATATGAACTTATTGTGAGAATTATGATGGTTTGGACATATTTATTAGCATTTTTAGCTTATATATGGTggcaaaaatatattattttgtgaTGTTAGTGATGTATATGTTGGTTGATATTTGTTGTTGAAGAAAGCATGCACCTGTTGTCGTTCACAAGTAAAAAATATTCGCAACTTCAAATTTGTACTTCAATTATGCATTATGTACTATCTTATTCATCTATAAAAAATTACTTTTATTTGATTATGTAGTCACTTGTATAATAGCACAACTATTGGCTCAATAtatatcaaaattactaaatgctaaccaaaaatatatttatacatgtgagTCTTAAAATTAATATTGAATGTCGTAGGAGTTAATGATTCTATCATTCAATCTCATGATCCAAATTTATGTATCCTCTTATAATCTTAGATAGGAAAATGAGTTTGATACCATTGGTTGGACTGCTAAAAAAATAACGTGTAGATAGTATGTGTAATTGAGATAAAAATGCTAAGATGGATATGTGGAATTATTTGGAATGGTAGAGAAGAAATGTTCACATGTAAACAATTGTGCTTGTTTAAAGGAGTCTTGTAGATATTGTGGTTGGACGAGACAAGTTGATTAGTAGCAGTGGTGTGAGGAGAGGTGGTTGAAGACTTAAAGAAGACTTTTGTGGAAATAAAAAGAATATCTTGGATGCTTTTGATTTAACTAGAAATATTATCTTGTATCTGGCTCAAGACTTTATGGCTTGATGTTCTTGTATATATTCATGGTTTAGCATAATAGTTATGATTTGAGGGCTAACCTCCATCTAGATTTGTATACAATCTTTAAAAGTGTCGAGATTGACAATTTCCATCTTCTGACATCTTATCTCGTTTCATGGGAGTGAACCATGCATGGAGTTATATGCATGGTTTGCTGGTTGGTCTAGGATCAGTTTTAGCATTCGAAATCATCAGCAGTTGGATCAGATTTTCAGAGTATATTTCTTGAAATCAAAATGGGGTCATCTTGAGTTGGTCGAAATCAGTCCAAACAGGCAAAAAAATCTGTTAAAGTGGTCTAAACTGGCTGTGACTGGGTCCAGTTAATTTCCTGGCCTTTGGGGGTCTTGGGATCGATCCCAGAGCTGACCTGCTGATCCATTGTTATTTGAATGGAGGAAAATTTTCTCACATTCGTGGAAAAGTGAGTAATCATGGATTTACTTTTTGAAATGTTGAAATATTTGGTAGTATCTTTCTGTAACCAGGGGTATACACGATTTTTCTATCTTAGATTTTTTACCTGTACCAATGAAGAATGGCATTCTTGATAATTCTTGAATTCTCAAGGAGCAGGCAATATATTTCACATTTTTAAGGAgtaaatttgatattttcatTCATGTGGACACATATGATGTTTCTTCTTAAACAAATTATATACATGTTATGAGTGTATAAGAGGATATCCGTAAATTAATATTGTAAGATGCTGCCTCGTGTTTGTTTGTGTAACTATATTAATATAAATAGAGGTAAATAAGGTGACAATCTTTATGTATCTCTTTTCTTGCAGTTCAATAGCATGTAGGATCGGTTGTCGTGGACTCGAAGGGTTGTTCCTAGGAGTGCTTACTATGTCCTTCAATCAGAACGATAGCCTATGAGTTCTTGCTGCTGCAGACATATCTGTTGTTATTTCTTCATGTTGTATATTGCCTGGCCTTCCAAATGACCAGCACCCAGAAAAATTGTTCCAGCCCATGCATGTCTTGGACTTGGACCCATCACTGATCTCAGCTCAACTTTGGCCTTTGCTAAGAAATTTGTCTGACTGTTGTGTAAACAGACTTATATAGCTTGTGAAATTTGGTTAAGGAATCACTGTTGCAATGTTTTACATGCTTCATTCTGTATCATGTCAAATTTAAGGagctatgttgcttggatttggtGCAGTAATCAATACTAGATTTCTCTTCTTTTAATTCAGGGAAGTTTTCAGTCCACTTGACCAGCTACATTGCAAGTGTAAAAAATTTGGTGCATTGTATTGAATTAATATCTTTGTTGTTTTCATACTATCTCGTCCAATTTTGGTAAACTGTATTCCACGTCTTGATGTTTGGTTGGGTGGAAAATATTGGCCATATCATTGAATTATTCAAGGATTTAAATCTTATCATTGAATTAAATCATAACTAATACATACAAATAACACTCTAGCAATATCAAACCATATGTTTTTATTCCAATGCTAGACTAGCAATATCAAACCATATCTTTTCCAACGAGAACACATGTCGTCAATCACTGCAAGGAAACATCCCTAATACAAATCATCAGGAGGCAGAACTCAGAGTAGAGGAGGACGGGTGGGTGAAGCTGAATCGAGTGGCTGGGCATGTGGTGGCGACGGCAGGGACGGCGAATGGTCCTTGCAACAGACCGACGGAGACGATCCTGTAGGTGGCTTCGGTCATATGCAAGCCATCCCAATGAAGGTATGTCGAAGTATCGTCGCACACCGTTTGCCCTTCGCTCCCACACGGCCGTGACGAGTTGTAGTTATACGGGCCGCCACCTCCACAGCACGCTAAGAACCGCTCCTCGATTCCTGAAACCACCACAAACACCTCGTCGATCTCCTCACAAATGACCTGTAAAAGCTCAATCAGATTCATATTTTAGTACGACAAGATTCACGGAAAAATTCTGGTACCAAATCGCTCTGGATCGCTGAAGATGTTCATCATGGCACCGTAATAGTCGGCATAGATTATGACGGCCTCAGGGTGCAGCGCCTGCAGCCGCCGGACCTCGTCGTGCAGGTGGCCATTGTGGTACTGAGCGAACTCATTCAACCACCTGATGCACCCAATGGCGTCATAATCTTCAGCTCGATCGCTTCGGTAGGTGGTGAGGTAGACCGTGTTGCATCCGAGAGGAGTGATTCCCGGAACCAGCAGCGCTCGCGCTCCCAACTCGATCAGTTTCTGGCCGACAAAAGGCAACAGCGATTCAGATGGAACGACAATTAAGATGCATAGAGTTGGAGTTCTACATTGATTCCCGAGCTGATGGTGTCGACGACTAGAGGAACGAAGGACTCTGTCTCCTGCAAGCTTCTTCCCTGAGACAATGGGAAGTTGTAGTCGTTCCCCCCGATCTCGCCCATCAAGAAGAgagtgttttggagcatatcctcGCAATCTATCGAGGATAACAGATCAAATGTTACAGTAGCTATCAACCTTAATGCAATAAGCTTTCGTTGTAGGATAATTACGCGTCAACGTTCCAAATATTGGGGATAGATTATAAGTATAAGCAACAATAAAataaagtgtatatatatatatatatatatatatatatatatatatatatatatgagagagagagagagagattttactatacatctaaaatataaaattatttttttggtaaaaataaaattatgtgatTCTTAAATTTGAGAGTTTTAATTCTTACACAATAAATTTTTAGAATATATCAGATAGTAGATAAAATGAGCAGTGGCGAGGTGGGGGCCACCCATGTGAGATGGGGGTACGATGGGGGAGCAGCGAATGGAACGGTAGACCTGTGGGGGAGGCGCAGAGGGAGGGCAGCAATTGCTGGAACCACCGGATCTGAAATCGCAGCGAGCAATTGGTGGAGCCGGTCGTGATGCCCTTCTCCTGGAAGAACTCGTTGTCCATGGCCGTCGCCCCCGCCACCGCGAAGTTCACCCCCTTCCTCAACCTTCCGCCCCTCCACGCCTCGAGGTACGGCGGCAGAAGCGGCAGCCCCATCGCCTCCGCTGCAACCACGTGAAGTCTCTACATGCACCCAGCCGGTGGCGGACAAAGGGAGGACGGACGGAGAAAGAAGGCATTCGTACCGATGAAGTCCACGATGAGTCGGCCATCGGAGAAGCGCCCGGTGGGGCTGTGGAAGTACGTCATCCCGTATGGCGGCCAGCCGGCCTGGCAGTCGGCGTGGCCGGGGACTCGGATCAGGTTGCCGGTGTCGGCGAGGGAGTCGCCGAAGCTGAAGATGGTGGAGTAGCAGGCGGTGGTTGATGAGCCGAgcaagagaggaaggaggaggacgaagacGGCGGCGGTGGGTGGTTCCATTGGATGCTGATGCCGCGGAAGAAGCGCGAGGTTGCGGATGCATATAGAGCTCGAGTCTTTACTGCTGACGTTGACAAGACAAACAACAGAAAGAAATCTCTTGAGACCATTAGAtctaactaatatatatatatatatatatatatatatatatgaaagatttGGGTTTAGTTCCATTCCAATCTCAATCTCAGAATATTTTCATATGTAACTCTTCATATCATTTAATTTCATGCGAAGGATTGGTGTGTTCGCTTGGTATTCTAACCCCACAACATGGAATGATCTCAGTGGCCatctatttctatttttattccgATCTTGATAACATGTGGTCTGTGAAAACGAAAGCCATCAACTATTCATATGGTTTCATTTCATGGAAGGAATTGGTGCAATGTTGCCCTCAATTTTCTCCTAATCTTTGGTATATGTGGTCCGTAATTTTCCATCAATTTCATGTGATGGATTGAGACAAAAGAAGAGAATACTTAattatgatgaaatcataaatca comes from the Musa acuminata AAA Group cultivar baxijiao chromosome BXJ2-8, Cavendish_Baxijiao_AAA, whole genome shotgun sequence genome and includes:
- the LOC135618267 gene encoding GDSL esterase/lipase At1g28590-like isoform X2, which gives rise to MEPPTAAVFVLLLPLLLGSSTTACYSTIFSFGDSLADTGNLIRVPGHADCQAGWPPYGMTYFHSPTGRFSDGRLIVDFIAEAMGLPLLPPYLEAWRGGRLRKGVNFAVAGATAMDNEFFQEKGITTGSTNCSLRFQIRWFQQLLPSLCASPTDCEDMLQNTLFLMGEIGGNDYNFPLSQGRSLQETESFVPLVVDTISSGINKLIELGARALLVPGITPLGCNTVYLTTYRSDRAEDYDAIGCIRWLNEFAQYHNGHLHDEVRRLQALHPEAVIIYADYYGAMMNIFSDPERFGHL
- the LOC135620030 gene encoding nuclear transcription factor Y subunit B-4-like, with product MAESGVPGSPESGHSGDHGGGGGGGASAREQDRFLPIANIGRIMRKAIPENGKIAKDAKESVQECVSEFISFITSEASDKCQREKRKTINGDDLLWAMGTLGFEEYVEPLKLYLQLYREVSLLPSIPYFNTGTPFCRAVLIGGIASLFLRLLLRNRT
- the LOC135618267 gene encoding GDSL esterase/lipase At1g28590-like isoform X1; this encodes MEPPTAAVFVLLLPLLLGSSTTACYSTIFSFGDSLADTGNLIRVPGHADCQAGWPPYGMTYFHSPTGRFSDGRLIVDFIAEAMGLPLLPPYLEAWRGGRLRKGVNFAVAGATAMDNEFFQEKGITTGSTNCSLRFQIRWFQQLLPSLCASPTDCEDMLQNTLFLMGEIGGNDYNFPLSQGRSLQETESFVPLVVDTISSGINKLIELGARALLVPGITPLGCNTVYLTTYRSDRAEDYDAIGCIRWLNEFAQYHNGHLHDEVRRLQALHPEAVIIYADYYGAMMNIFSDPERFGIEERFLACCGGGGPYNYNSSRPCGSEGQTVCDDTSTYLHWDGLHMTEATYRIVSVGLLQGPFAVPAVATTCPATRFSFTHPSSSTLSSAS